A portion of the Macrobrachium nipponense isolate FS-2020 chromosome 12, ASM1510439v2, whole genome shotgun sequence genome contains these proteins:
- the LOC135224668 gene encoding uncharacterized protein LOC135224668 isoform X3, whose amino-acid sequence MMAVIMNMPRWRTTRTAILPMGFLVLVCLQVTQSAPSAPFSTEDDHSTEGSHQQFSAGGVSSDDDGNSAEDVHSFFVVPGTNREVPSRSPTVGAANSQLNHAALSAQQNRAKSMSAHSHFRIGRDSLEIPDPQSREIISSRVGHAAGFPKGSFSSQHLSFGRSDDDFDDKFDDNSRESDDDDPPYFGLGRRYQPEGYSYVPAKKLFIPPPARPSSQAIGKQMPQSISNPYIYSVDTSGEDRDDDRDDHFDDDDDDDDVKLFATNSIVNMRHDDTNEHRLAFNENTLRGFYNYVDGQGSRRWAYELDDQYQDHTVHEDGTMKGKYGWTAPDGHSVKIQYVADEGGFRVISSHGIYLGDDDDVEEARRHHLLAHKKAGSIIGSAEDDVTLFATGGAPLPGQQPGFGANGGGSVGVPLPGQAPGFGGTSGGFGGDPLSSQPGFGASGGSPGDAGVSLPGLETGGQLPDGAGLSPGLGGFGGSDDDTTLFTTGQGTGAPLPGAGSPSQGFGVDFQGPPSGTSGGSGSFGVPLPDPGAGGATTGGATTGGAFYFIRR is encoded by the coding sequence GTGATAATGAATATGCCGCGGTGGCGGACGACGAGGACAGCAATCCTTCCCATGGGTTTCTTAGTTCTGGTCTGTCTTCAAGTGACCCAGTCTGCACCATCAGCACCTTTCAGCACAGAAGACGACCACAGCACTGAGGGATCCCATCAGCAGTTTTCGGCTGGTGGCGTTTCCTCTGATGACGATGGCAACAGCGCAGAAGACGTTCATTCATTCTTTGTTGTGCCAGGCACTAACAGGGAAGTTCCGTCTAGAAGTCCCACAGTTGGTGCTGCCAACTCCCAACTCAATCATGCTGCATTATCTGCTCAGCAGAACAGGGCCAAAAGCATGTCTGCTCATTCCCACTTTCGAATTGGGCGTGATAGTCTAGAAATTCCAGATCCACAGAGTAGAGAGATAATAAGTTCAAGAGTTGGACATGCGGCTGGATTCCCTAAAGGAAGCTTCTCTTCTCAACACTTATCATTCGGAAGGAGCGATGACgattttgatgacaaatttgaCGACAACAGCCGTGAGTCCGACGATGATGACCCTCCATATTTTGGTCTGGGCAGAAGATACCAACCTGAAGGATATTCCTACGTCCCTGCTAAGAAACTCTTCATCCCTCCTCCAGCACGTCCATCATCACAGGCCATCGGGAAGCAAATGCCCCAAAGTATTTCCAATCCCTATATTTATTCTGTAGATACATCTGGCGAAGATCGTGACGATGATCGGGATGATCATttcgatgatgatgacgacgatgatgatgtcAAGCTCTTTGCTACCAATAGCATCGTCAATATGCGCCATGACGATACGAACGAACACCGCTTAGCATTTAATGAAAACACTTTGCGTGGATTTTACAACTACGTCGATGGGCAAGGCAGCAGACGATGGGCATATGAACTAGATGATCAATACCAAGACCATACAGTTCATGAAGATGGCACCATGAAGGGTAAATATGGATGGACTGCTCCTGATGGACACAGTGTTAAAATACAATATGTTGCTGATGAAGGTGGATTCAGAGTAATTAGCTCTCATGGTATTTATctgggtgatgatgatgatgtagaaGAAGCAAGGAGACATCATTTACTAGCTCATAAAAAGGCAGGAAGCATCATAGGATCTGCAGAGGATGATGTCACACTGTTTGCAACTGGAGGAGCGCCTCTCCCTGGACAGCAACCAGGATTTGGGGCAAATGGTGGTGGATCTGTAGGAGTTCCACTTCCGGGGCAGGCACCTGGATTTGGAGGAACCAGTGGAGGATTTGGTGGCGATCCATTATCCAGCCAACCTGGATTTGGAGCAAGTGGTGGTAGTCCCGGTGATGCTGGTGTTTCTTTGCCTGGACTAGAAACTGGAGGCCAGTTGCCAGATGGAGCAGGACTTTCTCCAGGTCTAGGTGGTTTTGGAGGGTCTGATGATGACACAACACTTTTCACAACTGGCCAAGGGACTGGGGCACCTCTACCAGGAGCAGGATCACCCAGCCAAGGTTTTGGAGTGGACTTCCAAGGGCCTCCAAGTGGAACTTCAGGAGGTTCTGGATCATTTGGGGTACCACTGCCAGACCCAGGAGCAGGTGGAGCAACAACAGGGGGAGCAACAACAGGGggagctttttattttattcggcGATGA
- the LOC135224668 gene encoding uncharacterized protein LOC135224668 isoform X2, which yields MGALVIMNMPRWRTTRTAILPMGFLVLVCLQVTQSAPSAPFSTEDDHSTEGSHQQFSAGGVSSDDDGNSAEDVHSFFVVPGTNREVPSRSPTVGAANSQLNHAALSAQQNRAKSMSAHSHFRIGRDSLEIPDPQSREIISSRVGHAAGFPKGSFSSQHLSFGRSDDDFDDKFDDNSRESDDDDPPYFGLGRRYQPEGYSYVPAKKLFIPPPARPSSQAIGKQMPQSISNPYIYSVDTSGEDRDDDRDDHFDDDDDDDDVKLFATNSIVNMRHDDTNEHRLAFNENTLRGFYNYVDGQGSRRWAYELDDQYQDHTVHEDGTMKGKYGWTAPDGHSVKIQYVADEGGFRVISSHGIYLGDDDDVEEARRHHLLAHKKAGSIIGSAEDDVTLFATGGAPLPGQQPGFGANGGGSVGVPLPGQAPGFGGTSGGFGGDPLSSQPGFGASGGSPGDAGVSLPGLETGGQLPDGAGLSPGLGGFGGSDDDTTLFTTGQGTGAPLPGAGSPSQGFGVDFQGPPSGTSGGSGSFGVPLPDPGAGGATTGGATTGGAFYFIRR from the coding sequence GTGATAATGAATATGCCGCGGTGGCGGACGACGAGGACAGCAATCCTTCCCATGGGTTTCTTAGTTCTGGTCTGTCTTCAAGTGACCCAGTCTGCACCATCAGCACCTTTCAGCACAGAAGACGACCACAGCACTGAGGGATCCCATCAGCAGTTTTCGGCTGGTGGCGTTTCCTCTGATGACGATGGCAACAGCGCAGAAGACGTTCATTCATTCTTTGTTGTGCCAGGCACTAACAGGGAAGTTCCGTCTAGAAGTCCCACAGTTGGTGCTGCCAACTCCCAACTCAATCATGCTGCATTATCTGCTCAGCAGAACAGGGCCAAAAGCATGTCTGCTCATTCCCACTTTCGAATTGGGCGTGATAGTCTAGAAATTCCAGATCCACAGAGTAGAGAGATAATAAGTTCAAGAGTTGGACATGCGGCTGGATTCCCTAAAGGAAGCTTCTCTTCTCAACACTTATCATTCGGAAGGAGCGATGACgattttgatgacaaatttgaCGACAACAGCCGTGAGTCCGACGATGATGACCCTCCATATTTTGGTCTGGGCAGAAGATACCAACCTGAAGGATATTCCTACGTCCCTGCTAAGAAACTCTTCATCCCTCCTCCAGCACGTCCATCATCACAGGCCATCGGGAAGCAAATGCCCCAAAGTATTTCCAATCCCTATATTTATTCTGTAGATACATCTGGCGAAGATCGTGACGATGATCGGGATGATCATttcgatgatgatgacgacgatgatgatgtcAAGCTCTTTGCTACCAATAGCATCGTCAATATGCGCCATGACGATACGAACGAACACCGCTTAGCATTTAATGAAAACACTTTGCGTGGATTTTACAACTACGTCGATGGGCAAGGCAGCAGACGATGGGCATATGAACTAGATGATCAATACCAAGACCATACAGTTCATGAAGATGGCACCATGAAGGGTAAATATGGATGGACTGCTCCTGATGGACACAGTGTTAAAATACAATATGTTGCTGATGAAGGTGGATTCAGAGTAATTAGCTCTCATGGTATTTATctgggtgatgatgatgatgtagaaGAAGCAAGGAGACATCATTTACTAGCTCATAAAAAGGCAGGAAGCATCATAGGATCTGCAGAGGATGATGTCACACTGTTTGCAACTGGAGGAGCGCCTCTCCCTGGACAGCAACCAGGATTTGGGGCAAATGGTGGTGGATCTGTAGGAGTTCCACTTCCGGGGCAGGCACCTGGATTTGGAGGAACCAGTGGAGGATTTGGTGGCGATCCATTATCCAGCCAACCTGGATTTGGAGCAAGTGGTGGTAGTCCCGGTGATGCTGGTGTTTCTTTGCCTGGACTAGAAACTGGAGGCCAGTTGCCAGATGGAGCAGGACTTTCTCCAGGTCTAGGTGGTTTTGGAGGGTCTGATGATGACACAACACTTTTCACAACTGGCCAAGGGACTGGGGCACCTCTACCAGGAGCAGGATCACCCAGCCAAGGTTTTGGAGTGGACTTCCAAGGGCCTCCAAGTGGAACTTCAGGAGGTTCTGGATCATTTGGGGTACCACTGCCAGACCCAGGAGCAGGTGGAGCAACAACAGGGGGAGCAACAACAGGGggagctttttattttattcggcGATGA
- the LOC135224668 gene encoding uncharacterized protein LOC135224668 isoform X1 translates to MAWSKVIMNMPRWRTTRTAILPMGFLVLVCLQVTQSAPSAPFSTEDDHSTEGSHQQFSAGGVSSDDDGNSAEDVHSFFVVPGTNREVPSRSPTVGAANSQLNHAALSAQQNRAKSMSAHSHFRIGRDSLEIPDPQSREIISSRVGHAAGFPKGSFSSQHLSFGRSDDDFDDKFDDNSRESDDDDPPYFGLGRRYQPEGYSYVPAKKLFIPPPARPSSQAIGKQMPQSISNPYIYSVDTSGEDRDDDRDDHFDDDDDDDDVKLFATNSIVNMRHDDTNEHRLAFNENTLRGFYNYVDGQGSRRWAYELDDQYQDHTVHEDGTMKGKYGWTAPDGHSVKIQYVADEGGFRVISSHGIYLGDDDDVEEARRHHLLAHKKAGSIIGSAEDDVTLFATGGAPLPGQQPGFGANGGGSVGVPLPGQAPGFGGTSGGFGGDPLSSQPGFGASGGSPGDAGVSLPGLETGGQLPDGAGLSPGLGGFGGSDDDTTLFTTGQGTGAPLPGAGSPSQGFGVDFQGPPSGTSGGSGSFGVPLPDPGAGGATTGGATTGGAFYFIRR, encoded by the exons ATGGCGTGGTCAAAG GTGATAATGAATATGCCGCGGTGGCGGACGACGAGGACAGCAATCCTTCCCATGGGTTTCTTAGTTCTGGTCTGTCTTCAAGTGACCCAGTCTGCACCATCAGCACCTTTCAGCACAGAAGACGACCACAGCACTGAGGGATCCCATCAGCAGTTTTCGGCTGGTGGCGTTTCCTCTGATGACGATGGCAACAGCGCAGAAGACGTTCATTCATTCTTTGTTGTGCCAGGCACTAACAGGGAAGTTCCGTCTAGAAGTCCCACAGTTGGTGCTGCCAACTCCCAACTCAATCATGCTGCATTATCTGCTCAGCAGAACAGGGCCAAAAGCATGTCTGCTCATTCCCACTTTCGAATTGGGCGTGATAGTCTAGAAATTCCAGATCCACAGAGTAGAGAGATAATAAGTTCAAGAGTTGGACATGCGGCTGGATTCCCTAAAGGAAGCTTCTCTTCTCAACACTTATCATTCGGAAGGAGCGATGACgattttgatgacaaatttgaCGACAACAGCCGTGAGTCCGACGATGATGACCCTCCATATTTTGGTCTGGGCAGAAGATACCAACCTGAAGGATATTCCTACGTCCCTGCTAAGAAACTCTTCATCCCTCCTCCAGCACGTCCATCATCACAGGCCATCGGGAAGCAAATGCCCCAAAGTATTTCCAATCCCTATATTTATTCTGTAGATACATCTGGCGAAGATCGTGACGATGATCGGGATGATCATttcgatgatgatgacgacgatgatgatgtcAAGCTCTTTGCTACCAATAGCATCGTCAATATGCGCCATGACGATACGAACGAACACCGCTTAGCATTTAATGAAAACACTTTGCGTGGATTTTACAACTACGTCGATGGGCAAGGCAGCAGACGATGGGCATATGAACTAGATGATCAATACCAAGACCATACAGTTCATGAAGATGGCACCATGAAGGGTAAATATGGATGGACTGCTCCTGATGGACACAGTGTTAAAATACAATATGTTGCTGATGAAGGTGGATTCAGAGTAATTAGCTCTCATGGTATTTATctgggtgatgatgatgatgtagaaGAAGCAAGGAGACATCATTTACTAGCTCATAAAAAGGCAGGAAGCATCATAGGATCTGCAGAGGATGATGTCACACTGTTTGCAACTGGAGGAGCGCCTCTCCCTGGACAGCAACCAGGATTTGGGGCAAATGGTGGTGGATCTGTAGGAGTTCCACTTCCGGGGCAGGCACCTGGATTTGGAGGAACCAGTGGAGGATTTGGTGGCGATCCATTATCCAGCCAACCTGGATTTGGAGCAAGTGGTGGTAGTCCCGGTGATGCTGGTGTTTCTTTGCCTGGACTAGAAACTGGAGGCCAGTTGCCAGATGGAGCAGGACTTTCTCCAGGTCTAGGTGGTTTTGGAGGGTCTGATGATGACACAACACTTTTCACAACTGGCCAAGGGACTGGGGCACCTCTACCAGGAGCAGGATCACCCAGCCAAGGTTTTGGAGTGGACTTCCAAGGGCCTCCAAGTGGAACTTCAGGAGGTTCTGGATCATTTGGGGTACCACTGCCAGACCCAGGAGCAGGTGGAGCAACAACAGGGGGAGCAACAACAGGGggagctttttattttattcggcGATGA